Proteins found in one Sphingobium sp. V4 genomic segment:
- a CDS encoding zinc-binding dehydrogenase yields the protein MRADRRVCFARRLSINNYNGEDVMLQLQIHGRNDLRLDNVQEPLAGPNDIIVQTKACGICGTDLIYRRNGRLRSEGQPLPIGHEATGIVTTVGEHVKDIQPGLGVIINPMAKSADPANKLGILGNGAPEGAFAHRFLVRDVKLNEDVFEIPPGVTYEQAAFTDPLGVALHAIYQGKCQPSEKVVIYGAGPIGLAAILWLKRMGINDIVTIARSSARLGRALALGARSVIDASREDVAERLAQFHGVDLYKNSPVVGTDVFIDLAGAAGIVPAILDMAKFRARVVLPGVHEEPETVSLFTVMRKEITIVGAIGYPTEIPEVVAALPDLADAITDITSHLFAFDNVLDAFAMAGAPECSKIIVTFDS from the coding sequence ATGAGAGCCGATCGACGGGTCTGCTTCGCAAGACGATTGTCGATTAATAATTATAATGGCGAGGATGTTATGCTGCAACTCCAGATCCATGGCCGCAACGATCTTCGGCTGGATAACGTGCAAGAGCCGCTGGCGGGACCGAATGACATCATCGTACAGACGAAAGCGTGCGGAATCTGTGGAACGGATCTCATCTATAGGAGAAACGGCAGGCTCAGGTCAGAAGGGCAGCCACTGCCGATCGGGCATGAAGCGACGGGCATCGTCACAACGGTCGGCGAGCACGTAAAAGATATCCAGCCGGGTTTGGGAGTGATCATCAACCCGATGGCCAAATCAGCGGACCCAGCGAACAAGCTGGGCATCCTTGGTAATGGCGCGCCTGAGGGAGCCTTTGCTCATCGCTTTCTGGTTCGGGACGTGAAGCTCAACGAAGACGTGTTCGAAATTCCACCCGGCGTCACATACGAGCAAGCGGCGTTTACCGACCCGTTGGGGGTGGCCTTGCACGCGATCTATCAGGGAAAGTGCCAGCCCTCGGAAAAAGTCGTGATTTATGGCGCCGGTCCGATAGGACTGGCCGCCATTCTCTGGCTGAAGCGCATGGGAATCAATGATATTGTCACCATCGCACGCTCCTCCGCCCGCCTTGGCCGGGCACTTGCACTAGGCGCACGTTCTGTCATCGACGCGTCGCGCGAAGATGTGGCGGAGAGGCTGGCCCAGTTTCATGGGGTTGATCTGTACAAGAACAGCCCCGTGGTCGGCACCGATGTTTTCATTGATTTGGCTGGAGCAGCCGGCATCGTTCCGGCCATACTCGATATGGCCAAGTTTCGCGCGCGCGTGGTGCTGCCCGGCGTGCATGAAGAGCCGGAAACCGTTTCCCTGTTTACAGTCATGCGCAAGGAGATCACCATCGTCGGCGCCATCGGCTATCCTACCGAGATTCCCGAGGTGGTGGCGGCGCTCCCTGACCTCGCAGACGCCATCACCGATATCACCAGCCACTTGTTCGCATTCGATAATGTACTGGATGCATTCGCAATGGCCGGAGCACCCGAATGTTCGAAAATCATCGTGACATTCGACAGCTGA
- a CDS encoding oxidoreductase C-terminal domain-containing protein, with amino-acid sequence MVIVGIGIIPAVPPLIAAGAESVNDVAFDAECRTGLPDIFAIGDCAAHSHAFADGATIWLRMPTTRQMSSRGDHRRPVDYYAVSWFWSNLYDLRRQAVDLSISFDEAIVRGDTGARSFSVVYLKDGRVIGLSCSTALTRPRTMFRIGNWSREGQT; translated from the coding sequence ATGGTGATAGTCGGCATCGGCATCATTCCTGCCGTCCCGCCGTTGATCGCGGCGGGTGCTGAGAGCGTCAATGACGTCGCCTTCGATGCGGAATGCCGCACCGGCTTGCCTGACATCTTCGCGATTGGCGATTGCGCTGCGCACAGCCACGCCTTTGCCGACGGCGCTACGATCTGGCTGAGAATGCCAACGACCAGGCAAATGTCGTCGCGAGGCGATCACCGCCGGCCGGTCGATTACTATGCCGTGTCTTGGTTTTGGTCGAACTTATATGACTTGCGCCGGCAGGCGGTGGACCTGTCGATCAGCTTCGATGAGGCGATCGTTCGCGGCGATACAGGCGCGCGCAGCTTTTCGGTCGTCTATTTGAAGGACGGCCGGGTTATCGGGTTATCGTGCTCGACTGCGTTAACGCGACCAAGGACTATGTTCAGGATCGGAAATTGGTCGAGGGAGGGGCAAACCTGA